In a single window of the Paenibacillus sp. MMS20-IR301 genome:
- a CDS encoding chemotaxis protein CheW, translating into MAEDIKVIVFKLGTEEYGIEVEKVQTIERMMPITRVPKTYSFIKGVINLRGVVIPVIDLRGRFGIEEAEHTDQTRVIIVNVNAMEVGFIVDSANDVIDLNRDIIDTPPDVVGGIKAKYLDGVAKIGDDRLLIMLNLAEVLNKGEIVQLEGLEG; encoded by the coding sequence GATATCAAAGTGATAGTATTTAAGCTTGGTACTGAAGAATACGGCATTGAGGTGGAGAAGGTCCAGACCATCGAGCGCATGATGCCGATTACCCGTGTACCTAAGACTTATTCGTTCATCAAAGGTGTAATCAATCTGCGTGGTGTGGTCATTCCGGTTATTGATCTGCGCGGCCGCTTCGGCATTGAGGAAGCGGAGCATACAGATCAGACCCGGGTAATCATTGTGAATGTGAACGCGATGGAAGTCGGCTTCATTGTTGATTCTGCGAATGATGTCATTGATTTGAACCGTGATATCATCGATACACCGCCGGATGTTGTGGGCGGAATCAAAGCGAAGTACCTTGACGGGGTGGCCAAAATTGGAGATGACCGACTGCTGATTATGCTTAATCTGGCTGAGGTGCTTAATAAGGGTGAAATCGTGCAGCTGGAAGGCCTGGAGGGCTAA